CATCGTAATATTTTCAAGTCCAGTGAGTTCAGGAAGTAAGTAGTGAAATTGAAAGACAAATCCAATCGATAAATTTCGCAAACGATGAATCTCTTTACTCTCCATTCCAATCAGTGAACTTCCATTCAATTTGACATCGCCACTGCTAGGGTTATCAAGCCCACTCACTATGTATAAAAGTGTAGATTTTCCTGATCCCGATTTTCCCGTGAGTGCGACAAAATCACCCAACCCTATCTCTAAGGAAACATCCTTCAATATATCTTGCGGAGGTTCTCCAAAAGACTTAAAAATATGTTTGGCTTCAATTCCTAACATTTAGGTTGCTCCTCGAATGATATCAACAGGAGAAAGACGACTTGCCATACGAGCCGGAATATAACTTGCAATCGATGCACTTAGGACTGCGATAAAAAATCCTTTTACATAAATGATCCAGTCCCAGGATATCATCATGGTTTTCATTAGTGCCTTTGAATTTTGTTTTGGGTCTCCAATGGGAATTCCATCTATATAATAACATCCAATAATTCCCACGAGGATTCCAATCACCGCACCCAAAGTTCCCAAAAACAAACCTTGAAAAATAAAAAGTTGGATTGTATCCTTTTCATCAAAACCAATCGAACGAAGGATGGCCACTTCCTTTTTCTTTTGGTTCACCACCATATTTAAGATATTATAAATTCCAAATGCAACTACAAGGATAATGGTAAAGGTAGTAGAATTTCGAACAATGTCTTGTGTTCTAAAAACTTGTAAAATACTTGCATTAACTTCGTCCCAACTTTCCACCTTGTCTTTGCTAAAGTATCGTAAATCCTCAGCAATTTCTGCAGCCGCACGTATGTCTTTAATTTTAACAATGATTTGCGAAATTTCACCACTTGACTTTGTAATACTTTGTACGGAAGATAACGAGGAGTATACAGTCACTTCATCGATGAGCCTATTTCCTGTGCTCAAAATTCCAACGACCTTTACAGGGATCAAATCTGTGCCGGGAATATATACCGAAATTGTATCTCCCATTTTGGCACCGAGTTTATTAAGAACTCCCTCCCCCATAATCGCTAGTGAAGTTCCACGAGATAAATCAGACAATTTTCCTTCGACGATATAATCACTTAAGTTTGTAACCTTAGGTTGGATCTGGGGATCGACACCAACAAACCTGGCCGGTGCCGTCGTTTTTCCATTCACAAAAATAACTTCTTTTGACAATTGGGGAGCAAACGAAAGAACTCTATGGTCATTGGAAAGTTTATCCATCCACCCAAGAACATTAGTTAACTGAGAATGATCGGTTCGGCCAGATGGTGGAGACAACCATCGAACCACTTTACCCTGAAAAAAAACATCTTCAAAGGTTCTTTCTGTAACAAGTTCGTCCTTAGGTGAAATTTTAATTTGTCCATCGGAATTTACTAATTGGTCAGTGATGACTGCTTGGAATCCTAACATAATTCCTGAAAATACAATGTAACCTGCAGTTCCGAGAACTATTCCAATCAGAGTTAGGATCGATTGTTGTGGCCTAGAAAAAATTTGCCTAATCGCAAGAAACAACATATTAATTTTTAACCAATACTTCGTCGCCTTCTTTCAAATCTCCTTGGAGGAGTTCACCAAACTCTGAATTAATGGCTCCAATCCGAATCTCAATTTTATCCTTGTTCCCTTCGCGAAACCGAGTTACTTTCCCTCTATCTACGGCAACTAACGGAACCAAAACGACATTTTCTTTGGAGGAAACTGCAATGGCTACATCCGTTGTCATATCAGGTAAAATACCTTCAGGAAGTTCATCTGCCTCAATCCTAACTAAAAATTGTCCATTGGAAGGATAAATCCTTTCAACTTTACCTTGATATACATTCCCTCTAATGGATTCAAAACTCAGTTGGACTCTCATACCTGGTTTCACACGTAAGGCAGATTCCTGATCGAGAGAAACAGAAATATATACTGATTTTAAATTTTGAATTTCTAATAGAGGAAGGCCGGGCATTGCCGTTTCATTTTTTGCTACATTGAGTTTTGTCAAAGTTCCATCTAATGGAGAACGAAACGTAATCCCTGAATCATTGGTAAGAAGGGCTTGGCCTTTTTTAACAGTTTGTCCTTCTTCTACAAAAATCTCACGGACAGATGCTGCGATCCCAAACTTCAAACTGAAGTTATCCACAGGTTTCACCGTACCCAAAGCGTAGACTGCTTCCACAAGAGACCCTCTTTCCACCAAAACTCTGTTTGTTTTAGAGGTACGAAAGAAAAAGGAAAAAAGTAAAATTAGAATGATTACAAAACTGACTAAAACAAAATATAGTTTTTTACGATCCATGATGACCTATTTGCCACCGATCGAAAGGATTTGAAAATTCTTTTTCTAAGGAAAACTATATCTTCAGAATCAATTTTAAAAGTTATTAGCGGGAAAGTCCAAATACAAACTCACCTTCCCTATCTTTGGCAGGTTTGTATTCCAAACACCTAACATCCACAAATTGACCTTTTTGGAGGGTATCAAAGGAAAAAGAATCAGCCAGTCTACCTTTGAGATAATTGTCAGTCACAAACCTTCCATCACTTTCGAGAATGGCTTCGAATGTTTTTCCAATCGCAGATTCTGCATATTTAGTATGAAGTTCTGAACTGAGTGACATCAGGTCTAACACTCTACGTTTTTTTTCGTCCCCAGGAATGGGATCTCCAAAAGATTCCGCACTCGTTCCTTTGCGGACGGAATATGGAAAAACATGTAACTTAGCAAAACCAAGTTCCACTAATAATTGTTTTGTTTCCTGGAATTCAATTTCTGTTTCGGAAGGGAATCCAACAATCACATCTGTTCCGAGGAATAAATTAGGAAGTTTTTCTTTGGCAAGTTCGATTCTTGTGCGGAATGCATCTGGATGGTATGTCCTTCGCATATCTTTCAATACTTTACGGCTTCCACTTTGGATGGGAATGTGTAAAAATTTACAGAACCTAGGATGTTTCATTAAATCGATTAATCCAGATCCTACGTCAGGTGGCTCAATGGAAGAAAGGCGAATGCGCGAGTATTCTAAGATTTTTAAAATATCCTCTAAAAGATTTAAAAATCCTTTTTCTCCATTTTCTAATCGGTACCAACCCAAATTAACACCTGTTAACTGAATTTCACCAACCCCATTGTCTTGTAGGTATCTAACTTGGTCTAAAACATCATTATAATTTCTACTGACACCAAGGCCGCGTGCAGCAGGAATTTTACAATAGGAACATTTTCTGTTACATCCATCTTGGATTTTTAAATAAGCGCGTGTATGCCCTTCTGGTAAAACATCAGAATAGGAGAAACGATCGAAGGATAAGTTAGTTTCGATTTTTTTGCCTTCCCAATCCTCTAGGATTTTATAAGGAAGGGAACTTTTTTCTGTATTTCCGAATACTCCAAACACACCAGGAATGTTTTGTAAAATTTCTTTGTCTGTTTCTGCATAACAACCCGTTACATAAACCTTAGCTCCAGGATTTGTACGAATCGCATTACGGATGATGTTTCTATTTTTTACATCGGCTTTGTTTGTCACGGTACAGGTATTGACAACTATGTATTCGGCCTTTTCCTCAGCTTCCGCCAAGGAAAAACCTTTGTCTTTCAGAACAGAATACATACCGTCGGTTTCAAAAAAATTCAACCGACAACCGAGTGTATGGAATTTAATTTTCAAAGTTCGTTCAGTGCGACAATCCGTTTAGAATTTTCTTTGATTGTGTTACTTTCCCCGTTTAAGTCAGAAGCTTTTTGGATGCATTCTTTTGCTTCCGACAAATAGGTGTTTGCTTGGGATTTTTTACCCAATTTTTTATTCGATTTGTAAAGTGACTCTTGAACAAGAGCCAAGTTATTCCAGATTTCAGGAGATTTTTGATTTAGAGAAGATGCCCAACGTAAACTCACATCTGCTTTATCATAGTTTTTTAGATTATAATAAATTTTACCTTCTAACTCTAACATTCGAAAGTCACTAGGACTTCCTGCTTTTGCTTTTTCGATTTGCGAAAGAGCTGTTTTGGATGCTCCTCTCTCCGAAAGAGCCAACGCATAAAAGTATCTTACTTCTGGATTTTGTGGGTATAAGGGAATGGTTTTTTCAGCAAGTTCTATCGCAGGTTTCCACTTTTTATGACGGGTTAGAATCGCAAGACTTCCTTGTAGAAGGTCTTCATCGTCGGGTTTACGTTTTCTTGCTTCTAAAATGTTTTTATAAGAATTTTCAAAATCATTTAACTTATCATAGTTAAACGCTAGGAGCGCATAAAATTCGTAAGATGACTTTCCATCAGCCAAAAGACCTTTGACTAGTTCAATGGACTTGTTGTAATTTTTTACTTTATATTCGTCAACAGCTTGAAAGTAGGCAGAACCAACTTGTTCTTTTTCTTGGGAGTACAGGGATGTTACGAGAAGACAAGTAGTAGCAAAAGCGTAAATCAAATGTTTCATAAAAGATCCGAAGAGACTGTAATGGAGTTCAAATTGACCGAATCTATCCTGGAATGATAGGGTTCGATGGGGTCCAGGTATAGGAAAACGCTTCCCCCTTTAGAAAGCAAGTAATGTTCGATATGTTCCTCGGTGACGATTTCTGAGTCTTCGGTATACAAAATCGGGTTTTCTCCCGGGCCCATATGAACATGAAATTCTTGGGTTGTGAGAAAATCGGAAAGATTGAGGTATC
This sequence is a window from Leptospira kanakyensis. Protein-coding genes within it:
- a CDS encoding tetratricopeptide repeat protein, with product MKHLIYAFATTCLLVTSLYSQEKEQVGSAYFQAVDEYKVKNYNKSIELVKGLLADGKSSYEFYALLAFNYDKLNDFENSYKNILEARKRKPDDEDLLQGSLAILTRHKKWKPAIELAEKTIPLYPQNPEVRYFYALALSERGASKTALSQIEKAKAGSPSDFRMLELEGKIYYNLKNYDKADVSLRWASSLNQKSPEIWNNLALVQESLYKSNKKLGKKSQANTYLSEAKECIQKASDLNGESNTIKENSKRIVALNEL
- a CDS encoding ABC transporter permease produces the protein MLFLAIRQIFSRPQQSILTLIGIVLGTAGYIVFSGIMLGFQAVITDQLVNSDGQIKISPKDELVTERTFEDVFFQGKVVRWLSPPSGRTDHSQLTNVLGWMDKLSNDHRVLSFAPQLSKEVIFVNGKTTAPARFVGVDPQIQPKVTNLSDYIVEGKLSDLSRGTSLAIMGEGVLNKLGAKMGDTISVYIPGTDLIPVKVVGILSTGNRLIDEVTVYSSLSSVQSITKSSGEISQIIVKIKDIRAAAEIAEDLRYFSKDKVESWDEVNASILQVFRTQDIVRNSTTFTIILVVAFGIYNILNMVVNQKKKEVAILRSIGFDEKDTIQLFIFQGLFLGTLGAVIGILVGIIGCYYIDGIPIGDPKQNSKALMKTMMISWDWIIYVKGFFIAVLSASIASYIPARMASRLSPVDIIRGAT
- the mtaB gene encoding tRNA (N(6)-L-threonylcarbamoyladenosine(37)-C(2))-methylthiotransferase MtaB, which codes for MKIKFHTLGCRLNFFETDGMYSVLKDKGFSLAEAEEKAEYIVVNTCTVTNKADVKNRNIIRNAIRTNPGAKVYVTGCYAETDKEILQNIPGVFGVFGNTEKSSLPYKILEDWEGKKIETNLSFDRFSYSDVLPEGHTRAYLKIQDGCNRKCSYCKIPAARGLGVSRNYNDVLDQVRYLQDNGVGEIQLTGVNLGWYRLENGEKGFLNLLEDILKILEYSRIRLSSIEPPDVGSGLIDLMKHPRFCKFLHIPIQSGSRKVLKDMRRTYHPDAFRTRIELAKEKLPNLFLGTDVIVGFPSETEIEFQETKQLLVELGFAKLHVFPYSVRKGTSAESFGDPIPGDEKKRRVLDLMSLSSELHTKYAESAIGKTFEAILESDGRFVTDNYLKGRLADSFSFDTLQKGQFVDVRCLEYKPAKDREGEFVFGLSR
- a CDS encoding efflux RND transporter periplasmic adaptor subunit, which translates into the protein MDRKKLYFVLVSFVIILILLFSFFFRTSKTNRVLVERGSLVEAVYALGTVKPVDNFSLKFGIAASVREIFVEEGQTVKKGQALLTNDSGITFRSPLDGTLTKLNVAKNETAMPGLPLLEIQNLKSVYISVSLDQESALRVKPGMRVQLSFESIRGNVYQGKVERIYPSNGQFLVRIEADELPEGILPDMTTDVAIAVSSKENVVLVPLVAVDRGKVTRFREGNKDKIEIRIGAINSEFGELLQGDLKEGDEVLVKN